Proteins co-encoded in one Xiphophorus couchianus chromosome 3, X_couchianus-1.0, whole genome shotgun sequence genomic window:
- the dcst2 gene encoding DC-STAMP domain-containing protein 2 isoform X3: MRPEEEKRHLLNGDIAVQVVRGGATRTLNRSVVSARRRKKKLGPQLVRAGRSLVAFLFGLLLAFIYGLLGFLLQKQPLRFCVNSTLVLAGLIAFGMGLSIGFRASIMVMLPTLFSARGILILYVSAVVSGPMRNTMENTERAAASLLCSAEQAANQTKELMQKAATPLFSAIDEIRKISRNAYAVAGRVQNLINTLTDSVRHVGQSSFSTPLDNKNMIKARTLRNVLHFLVDIGDICNDKMGAPYRKCRDLFAQGRKDCNNLLKEFNFLCEIVDAFLPLCNLARAGELFCIIPSYVASHLKRRLAEPTVAAFRKLMHEFDFNLSSTVTFEVDANASRTLQQVSQQILADISADLQSFQTLTKLLAYTNFLLLGLSFLRALMYQRRYLRDLRFDNLYISAQFRQLDQQVASEGGASVLPLTRREAQTYVTPLSLRLTQQERRGMLVQMASVFRHLVAGGLIVVMDFLVFWIVDQVHHQVEVDVVARAPYQVAVQVNRSGYASDIFRDLVASFNVFQTGNITVISRKCLVQPQEPDHRINFLLGFLLGMALVISLFRGFVQRLKRIFCAFYYPDQEQERIRFLHQHILSERLSVGRALRRSAIRHLADRAAGTSCMQALLRRLPGGAYLSSLTGSSCLTCLGCNEPVRQKDDQTGVCDVSGCSGVFCRTCFHSLGNVCAVCIRPLTSQEDGEEELTAEKWQNHQIRPRTKQTSWF, translated from the exons ATGAGACCTGAGGAGGAGAAACGACACCTGCTGAATGGGGACATCGCTGTCCAGGTGGTGAGGGGCGGAGCCACACGGACACTGAACAG GTCTGTTGTGAGCGCTCGCCGCAGAAAGAAGAAACTCGGCCCCCAGCTGGTGCGGGCGGGGCGGAGCCTGGTGGCGTTTCTCTTTGGCCTTCTGCTGGCGTTTATTTATGGACTGCTGGGCTTCTTGCTGCAGAAACAGCCACTGCGGTTCTGCGTCAACTCCACACTGGTTCTGGCCGGGCTCATCGCGTTTGGCATGGGGCTGTCAATAGGTTTCCGGGCCAGCATCATGGTCATGCTGCCCACCTTGTTCTCAG CACGCGGCATCCTGATCCTGTATGTGTCGGCGGTGGTGTCCGGGCCCATGAGGAACACGATGGAGAACACGGAGCGGGCCGCTGCCAGCCTGCTGTGTAGCGCCGagcaggcagccaatcagacgaAAGAGCTGATGCAGAAAGCGGCCACGCCTCTCTTCT CTGCCATTGATGAAATCAGAAAGATCAGCAGAAACGCGTACGCCGTGGCAGGAAGAGTCCAAAACTTAATCAATACTCTGACGGACAGCGTCCGCCATGTTGGTCAGTCATCCTTCTCTACACCATTagacaacaaaaatatgattaaag CGCGGACGCTGAGGAACGTCCTTCACTTCCTGGTGGACATTGGAGACATCTGCAACGATAAAATGGGCGCTCCGTACAGGAAGTGCCGGGATCTGTTCGCCCAGGGTCGGAAAGACTGCAACAACCTGCTGAAGGAGTTCAACTTCCTTTGTGAAATCGTAGACGCCTTCCTGCCGCTTTGCAACCTCGCTCGCG CCGGAGAGCTGTTCTGCATCATCCCGTCGTACGTGGCGTCCCACCTGAAGCGGCGCCTGGCGGAGC CCACGGTCGCCGCGTTCAGGAAGCTGATGCATGAGTTCGACTTCAACCTGTCGTCCACGGTTACCTTCGAGGTGGACGCCAATGCCAGCCGCACGCTGCAGCAGGTCTCCCAGCAGATCCTGGCCGACATCTCCGCCGACCTGCAGAGTTTCCAGACGCTGACCAAGCTGCTGGCCTACACCAACTTCCTGCTGCTGGGCTTGTCCTTcctcag GGCGTTGATGTACCAGCGCCGGTACCTCCGGGATCTGCGCTTTGATAACTTATACATTAGCGCTCAGTTTAGACAGCTGGACCAGCAGGTGGCGTCGGAGGGCGGAGCTTCGGTTCTGCCGCTGACGCGCAGAGAGGCGCAGACCTACGTGACGCCAC TGTCTCTGCGCCTGACGCAGCAGGAGCGGCGCGGCATGCTGGTGCAGATGGCCTCCGTCTTCAGGCACCTGGTGGCGGGCGGCCTGATCGTGGTGATGGACTTCCTGGTCTTCTGGATCGTGGACCAGGTGCACCACCAGGTGGAGGTGGACGTGGTCGCCAGAG CCCCTTACCAGGTAGCGGTCCAGGTGAACAGGTCGGGTTACGCCTCAGACATCTTCAGAGACCTGGTGGCGTCTTTCAACGTCTTCCAGACAGGAAACATCACCGTCATCAGCAGGAAGTGCCTGGTGCAGCCGCAGGAGCCCGACCACAGAATCAACTTCCTGCTcg gttTCCTGCTGGGTATGGCTCTGGTCATCTCTCTGTTCAGAGGATTCGTTCAGCGCCTCAAACGGATCTTCTGTGCTTTTTATTATCCGGATCAGGAACAG GAGAGGATCCGGTTCCTGCACCAGCACATCCTGAGCGAGAGGCTGTCTGTGGGCCGGGCCCTCAGGAGGTCTGCGATCCGACACCTGGCCGACCGGGCCGCCGGCACCAGTTGCATGCAGGCGCTGCTGAGGCG GCTGCCAGGTGGAGCCTACCTGTCCTCCCTCACCGGATCCTCCTGCCTCACCTGTCTGGGCTGCAACGAGCCCGTCAGGCAGAAGGACGACCAAACCGGCGTCTGTGACGTCTCGGGATGCTCAG GCGTTTTCTGTCGGACGTGTTTCCACAGCCTAGGAAACGTGTGCGCCGTCTGCattcgacctctgacctcccagGAAGACGGCGAGGAGGAGCT AACTGCAGAAAAATGGCAGAACCATCAAATCCgacccagaaccaaacagacctcctggttctga
- the dcst2 gene encoding DC-STAMP domain-containing protein 2 isoform X1 — translation MRPEEEKRHLLNGDIAVQVVRGGATRTLNRSVVSARRRKKKLGPQLVRAGRSLVAFLFGLLLAFIYGLLGFLLQKQPLRFCVNSTLVLAGLIAFGMGLSIGFRASIMVMLPTLFSARGILILYVSAVVSGPMRNTMENTERAAASLLCSAEQAANQTKELMQKAATPLFSAIDEIRKISRNAYAVAGRVQNLINTLTDSVRHVGQSSFSTPLDNKNMIKARTLRNVLHFLVDIGDICNDKMGAPYRKCRDLFAQGRKDCNNLLKEFNFLCEIVDAFLPLCNLARAGELFCIIPSYVASHLKRRLAEPTVAAFRKLMHEFDFNLSSTVTFEVDANASRTLQQVSQQILADISADLQSFQTLTKLLAYTNFLLLGLSFLRALMYQRRYLRDLRFDNLYISAQFRQLDQQVASEGGASVLPLTRREAQTYVTPLSLRLTQQERRGMLVQMASVFRHLVAGGLIVVMDFLVFWIVDQVHHQVEVDVVARAPYQVAVQVNRSGYASDIFRDLVASFNVFQTGNITVISRKCLVQPQEPDHRINFLLGFLLGMALVISLFRGFVQRLKRIFCAFYYPDQEQERIRFLHQHILSERLSVGRALRRSAIRHLADRAAGTSCMQALLRRLPGGAYLSSLTGSSCLTCLGCNEPVRQKDDQTGVCDVSGCSGVFCRTCFHSLGNVCAVCIRPLTSQEDGEEELDSSDDEQLPLWSEALKSARSARSDQDSGDYVSAPSEVDMAYQDRSGSSDSDSDSYSSEALTEIRVQTPGRHGNQQSGVAIN, via the exons ATGAGACCTGAGGAGGAGAAACGACACCTGCTGAATGGGGACATCGCTGTCCAGGTGGTGAGGGGCGGAGCCACACGGACACTGAACAG GTCTGTTGTGAGCGCTCGCCGCAGAAAGAAGAAACTCGGCCCCCAGCTGGTGCGGGCGGGGCGGAGCCTGGTGGCGTTTCTCTTTGGCCTTCTGCTGGCGTTTATTTATGGACTGCTGGGCTTCTTGCTGCAGAAACAGCCACTGCGGTTCTGCGTCAACTCCACACTGGTTCTGGCCGGGCTCATCGCGTTTGGCATGGGGCTGTCAATAGGTTTCCGGGCCAGCATCATGGTCATGCTGCCCACCTTGTTCTCAG CACGCGGCATCCTGATCCTGTATGTGTCGGCGGTGGTGTCCGGGCCCATGAGGAACACGATGGAGAACACGGAGCGGGCCGCTGCCAGCCTGCTGTGTAGCGCCGagcaggcagccaatcagacgaAAGAGCTGATGCAGAAAGCGGCCACGCCTCTCTTCT CTGCCATTGATGAAATCAGAAAGATCAGCAGAAACGCGTACGCCGTGGCAGGAAGAGTCCAAAACTTAATCAATACTCTGACGGACAGCGTCCGCCATGTTGGTCAGTCATCCTTCTCTACACCATTagacaacaaaaatatgattaaag CGCGGACGCTGAGGAACGTCCTTCACTTCCTGGTGGACATTGGAGACATCTGCAACGATAAAATGGGCGCTCCGTACAGGAAGTGCCGGGATCTGTTCGCCCAGGGTCGGAAAGACTGCAACAACCTGCTGAAGGAGTTCAACTTCCTTTGTGAAATCGTAGACGCCTTCCTGCCGCTTTGCAACCTCGCTCGCG CCGGAGAGCTGTTCTGCATCATCCCGTCGTACGTGGCGTCCCACCTGAAGCGGCGCCTGGCGGAGC CCACGGTCGCCGCGTTCAGGAAGCTGATGCATGAGTTCGACTTCAACCTGTCGTCCACGGTTACCTTCGAGGTGGACGCCAATGCCAGCCGCACGCTGCAGCAGGTCTCCCAGCAGATCCTGGCCGACATCTCCGCCGACCTGCAGAGTTTCCAGACGCTGACCAAGCTGCTGGCCTACACCAACTTCCTGCTGCTGGGCTTGTCCTTcctcag GGCGTTGATGTACCAGCGCCGGTACCTCCGGGATCTGCGCTTTGATAACTTATACATTAGCGCTCAGTTTAGACAGCTGGACCAGCAGGTGGCGTCGGAGGGCGGAGCTTCGGTTCTGCCGCTGACGCGCAGAGAGGCGCAGACCTACGTGACGCCAC TGTCTCTGCGCCTGACGCAGCAGGAGCGGCGCGGCATGCTGGTGCAGATGGCCTCCGTCTTCAGGCACCTGGTGGCGGGCGGCCTGATCGTGGTGATGGACTTCCTGGTCTTCTGGATCGTGGACCAGGTGCACCACCAGGTGGAGGTGGACGTGGTCGCCAGAG CCCCTTACCAGGTAGCGGTCCAGGTGAACAGGTCGGGTTACGCCTCAGACATCTTCAGAGACCTGGTGGCGTCTTTCAACGTCTTCCAGACAGGAAACATCACCGTCATCAGCAGGAAGTGCCTGGTGCAGCCGCAGGAGCCCGACCACAGAATCAACTTCCTGCTcg gttTCCTGCTGGGTATGGCTCTGGTCATCTCTCTGTTCAGAGGATTCGTTCAGCGCCTCAAACGGATCTTCTGTGCTTTTTATTATCCGGATCAGGAACAG GAGAGGATCCGGTTCCTGCACCAGCACATCCTGAGCGAGAGGCTGTCTGTGGGCCGGGCCCTCAGGAGGTCTGCGATCCGACACCTGGCCGACCGGGCCGCCGGCACCAGTTGCATGCAGGCGCTGCTGAGGCG GCTGCCAGGTGGAGCCTACCTGTCCTCCCTCACCGGATCCTCCTGCCTCACCTGTCTGGGCTGCAACGAGCCCGTCAGGCAGAAGGACGACCAAACCGGCGTCTGTGACGTCTCGGGATGCTCAG GCGTTTTCTGTCGGACGTGTTTCCACAGCCTAGGAAACGTGTGCGCCGTCTGCattcgacctctgacctcccagGAAGACGGCGAGGAGGAGCT AGACTCCAGTGACGATGAGCAGCTCCCCCTGTGGTCCGAGGCCCTGAAATCGGCCCGGTCGGCCCGTTCTGACCAGGACAGCGGCGACTACGTCAGCGCTCCCAG TGAAGTAGACATGGCGTACCAGGACCGGTCCGGGTCTTCGGACTCCGACAGCGACTCCTACTCGTCAGAAGCCCTCACTGAGATCCGAGTTCAGACTCCGGGTCGTCATGGAAACCAACAGTCTGGTGTTGCAATAAACTGA
- the dcst2 gene encoding DC-STAMP domain-containing protein 2 isoform X2, which produces MRPEEEKRHLLNGDIAVQVVRGGATRTLNRSVVSARRRKKKLGPQLVRAGRSLVAFLFGLLLAFIYGLLGFLLQKQPLRFCVNSTLVLAGLIAFGMGLSIGFRASIMVMLPTLFSARGILILYVSAVVSGPMRNTMENTERAAASLLCSAEQAANQTKELMQKAATPLFSAIDEIRKISRNAYAVAGRVQNLINTLTDSVRHVARTLRNVLHFLVDIGDICNDKMGAPYRKCRDLFAQGRKDCNNLLKEFNFLCEIVDAFLPLCNLARAGELFCIIPSYVASHLKRRLAEPTVAAFRKLMHEFDFNLSSTVTFEVDANASRTLQQVSQQILADISADLQSFQTLTKLLAYTNFLLLGLSFLRALMYQRRYLRDLRFDNLYISAQFRQLDQQVASEGGASVLPLTRREAQTYVTPLSLRLTQQERRGMLVQMASVFRHLVAGGLIVVMDFLVFWIVDQVHHQVEVDVVARAPYQVAVQVNRSGYASDIFRDLVASFNVFQTGNITVISRKCLVQPQEPDHRINFLLGFLLGMALVISLFRGFVQRLKRIFCAFYYPDQEQERIRFLHQHILSERLSVGRALRRSAIRHLADRAAGTSCMQALLRRLPGGAYLSSLTGSSCLTCLGCNEPVRQKDDQTGVCDVSGCSGVFCRTCFHSLGNVCAVCIRPLTSQEDGEEELDSSDDEQLPLWSEALKSARSARSDQDSGDYVSAPSEVDMAYQDRSGSSDSDSDSYSSEALTEIRVQTPGRHGNQQSGVAIN; this is translated from the exons ATGAGACCTGAGGAGGAGAAACGACACCTGCTGAATGGGGACATCGCTGTCCAGGTGGTGAGGGGCGGAGCCACACGGACACTGAACAG GTCTGTTGTGAGCGCTCGCCGCAGAAAGAAGAAACTCGGCCCCCAGCTGGTGCGGGCGGGGCGGAGCCTGGTGGCGTTTCTCTTTGGCCTTCTGCTGGCGTTTATTTATGGACTGCTGGGCTTCTTGCTGCAGAAACAGCCACTGCGGTTCTGCGTCAACTCCACACTGGTTCTGGCCGGGCTCATCGCGTTTGGCATGGGGCTGTCAATAGGTTTCCGGGCCAGCATCATGGTCATGCTGCCCACCTTGTTCTCAG CACGCGGCATCCTGATCCTGTATGTGTCGGCGGTGGTGTCCGGGCCCATGAGGAACACGATGGAGAACACGGAGCGGGCCGCTGCCAGCCTGCTGTGTAGCGCCGagcaggcagccaatcagacgaAAGAGCTGATGCAGAAAGCGGCCACGCCTCTCTTCT CTGCCATTGATGAAATCAGAAAGATCAGCAGAAACGCGTACGCCGTGGCAGGAAGAGTCCAAAACTTAATCAATACTCTGACGGACAGCGTCCGCCATGTTG CGCGGACGCTGAGGAACGTCCTTCACTTCCTGGTGGACATTGGAGACATCTGCAACGATAAAATGGGCGCTCCGTACAGGAAGTGCCGGGATCTGTTCGCCCAGGGTCGGAAAGACTGCAACAACCTGCTGAAGGAGTTCAACTTCCTTTGTGAAATCGTAGACGCCTTCCTGCCGCTTTGCAACCTCGCTCGCG CCGGAGAGCTGTTCTGCATCATCCCGTCGTACGTGGCGTCCCACCTGAAGCGGCGCCTGGCGGAGC CCACGGTCGCCGCGTTCAGGAAGCTGATGCATGAGTTCGACTTCAACCTGTCGTCCACGGTTACCTTCGAGGTGGACGCCAATGCCAGCCGCACGCTGCAGCAGGTCTCCCAGCAGATCCTGGCCGACATCTCCGCCGACCTGCAGAGTTTCCAGACGCTGACCAAGCTGCTGGCCTACACCAACTTCCTGCTGCTGGGCTTGTCCTTcctcag GGCGTTGATGTACCAGCGCCGGTACCTCCGGGATCTGCGCTTTGATAACTTATACATTAGCGCTCAGTTTAGACAGCTGGACCAGCAGGTGGCGTCGGAGGGCGGAGCTTCGGTTCTGCCGCTGACGCGCAGAGAGGCGCAGACCTACGTGACGCCAC TGTCTCTGCGCCTGACGCAGCAGGAGCGGCGCGGCATGCTGGTGCAGATGGCCTCCGTCTTCAGGCACCTGGTGGCGGGCGGCCTGATCGTGGTGATGGACTTCCTGGTCTTCTGGATCGTGGACCAGGTGCACCACCAGGTGGAGGTGGACGTGGTCGCCAGAG CCCCTTACCAGGTAGCGGTCCAGGTGAACAGGTCGGGTTACGCCTCAGACATCTTCAGAGACCTGGTGGCGTCTTTCAACGTCTTCCAGACAGGAAACATCACCGTCATCAGCAGGAAGTGCCTGGTGCAGCCGCAGGAGCCCGACCACAGAATCAACTTCCTGCTcg gttTCCTGCTGGGTATGGCTCTGGTCATCTCTCTGTTCAGAGGATTCGTTCAGCGCCTCAAACGGATCTTCTGTGCTTTTTATTATCCGGATCAGGAACAG GAGAGGATCCGGTTCCTGCACCAGCACATCCTGAGCGAGAGGCTGTCTGTGGGCCGGGCCCTCAGGAGGTCTGCGATCCGACACCTGGCCGACCGGGCCGCCGGCACCAGTTGCATGCAGGCGCTGCTGAGGCG GCTGCCAGGTGGAGCCTACCTGTCCTCCCTCACCGGATCCTCCTGCCTCACCTGTCTGGGCTGCAACGAGCCCGTCAGGCAGAAGGACGACCAAACCGGCGTCTGTGACGTCTCGGGATGCTCAG GCGTTTTCTGTCGGACGTGTTTCCACAGCCTAGGAAACGTGTGCGCCGTCTGCattcgacctctgacctcccagGAAGACGGCGAGGAGGAGCT AGACTCCAGTGACGATGAGCAGCTCCCCCTGTGGTCCGAGGCCCTGAAATCGGCCCGGTCGGCCCGTTCTGACCAGGACAGCGGCGACTACGTCAGCGCTCCCAG TGAAGTAGACATGGCGTACCAGGACCGGTCCGGGTCTTCGGACTCCGACAGCGACTCCTACTCGTCAGAAGCCCTCACTGAGATCCGAGTTCAGACTCCGGGTCGTCATGGAAACCAACAGTCTGGTGTTGCAATAAACTGA
- the dcst2 gene encoding DC-STAMP domain-containing protein 2 isoform X4 produces MGLSIGFRASIMVMLPTLFSARGILILYVSAVVSGPMRNTMENTERAAASLLCSAEQAANQTKELMQKAATPLFSAIDEIRKISRNAYAVAGRVQNLINTLTDSVRHVGQSSFSTPLDNKNMIKARTLRNVLHFLVDIGDICNDKMGAPYRKCRDLFAQGRKDCNNLLKEFNFLCEIVDAFLPLCNLARAGELFCIIPSYVASHLKRRLAEPTVAAFRKLMHEFDFNLSSTVTFEVDANASRTLQQVSQQILADISADLQSFQTLTKLLAYTNFLLLGLSFLRALMYQRRYLRDLRFDNLYISAQFRQLDQQVASEGGASVLPLTRREAQTYVTPLSLRLTQQERRGMLVQMASVFRHLVAGGLIVVMDFLVFWIVDQVHHQVEVDVVARAPYQVAVQVNRSGYASDIFRDLVASFNVFQTGNITVISRKCLVQPQEPDHRINFLLGFLLGMALVISLFRGFVQRLKRIFCAFYYPDQEQERIRFLHQHILSERLSVGRALRRSAIRHLADRAAGTSCMQALLRRLPGGAYLSSLTGSSCLTCLGCNEPVRQKDDQTGVCDVSGCSGVFCRTCFHSLGNVCAVCIRPLTSQEDGEEELDSSDDEQLPLWSEALKSARSARSDQDSGDYVSAPSEVDMAYQDRSGSSDSDSDSYSSEALTEIRVQTPGRHGNQQSGVAIN; encoded by the exons ATGGGGCTGTCAATAGGTTTCCGGGCCAGCATCATGGTCATGCTGCCCACCTTGTTCTCAG CACGCGGCATCCTGATCCTGTATGTGTCGGCGGTGGTGTCCGGGCCCATGAGGAACACGATGGAGAACACGGAGCGGGCCGCTGCCAGCCTGCTGTGTAGCGCCGagcaggcagccaatcagacgaAAGAGCTGATGCAGAAAGCGGCCACGCCTCTCTTCT CTGCCATTGATGAAATCAGAAAGATCAGCAGAAACGCGTACGCCGTGGCAGGAAGAGTCCAAAACTTAATCAATACTCTGACGGACAGCGTCCGCCATGTTGGTCAGTCATCCTTCTCTACACCATTagacaacaaaaatatgattaaag CGCGGACGCTGAGGAACGTCCTTCACTTCCTGGTGGACATTGGAGACATCTGCAACGATAAAATGGGCGCTCCGTACAGGAAGTGCCGGGATCTGTTCGCCCAGGGTCGGAAAGACTGCAACAACCTGCTGAAGGAGTTCAACTTCCTTTGTGAAATCGTAGACGCCTTCCTGCCGCTTTGCAACCTCGCTCGCG CCGGAGAGCTGTTCTGCATCATCCCGTCGTACGTGGCGTCCCACCTGAAGCGGCGCCTGGCGGAGC CCACGGTCGCCGCGTTCAGGAAGCTGATGCATGAGTTCGACTTCAACCTGTCGTCCACGGTTACCTTCGAGGTGGACGCCAATGCCAGCCGCACGCTGCAGCAGGTCTCCCAGCAGATCCTGGCCGACATCTCCGCCGACCTGCAGAGTTTCCAGACGCTGACCAAGCTGCTGGCCTACACCAACTTCCTGCTGCTGGGCTTGTCCTTcctcag GGCGTTGATGTACCAGCGCCGGTACCTCCGGGATCTGCGCTTTGATAACTTATACATTAGCGCTCAGTTTAGACAGCTGGACCAGCAGGTGGCGTCGGAGGGCGGAGCTTCGGTTCTGCCGCTGACGCGCAGAGAGGCGCAGACCTACGTGACGCCAC TGTCTCTGCGCCTGACGCAGCAGGAGCGGCGCGGCATGCTGGTGCAGATGGCCTCCGTCTTCAGGCACCTGGTGGCGGGCGGCCTGATCGTGGTGATGGACTTCCTGGTCTTCTGGATCGTGGACCAGGTGCACCACCAGGTGGAGGTGGACGTGGTCGCCAGAG CCCCTTACCAGGTAGCGGTCCAGGTGAACAGGTCGGGTTACGCCTCAGACATCTTCAGAGACCTGGTGGCGTCTTTCAACGTCTTCCAGACAGGAAACATCACCGTCATCAGCAGGAAGTGCCTGGTGCAGCCGCAGGAGCCCGACCACAGAATCAACTTCCTGCTcg gttTCCTGCTGGGTATGGCTCTGGTCATCTCTCTGTTCAGAGGATTCGTTCAGCGCCTCAAACGGATCTTCTGTGCTTTTTATTATCCGGATCAGGAACAG GAGAGGATCCGGTTCCTGCACCAGCACATCCTGAGCGAGAGGCTGTCTGTGGGCCGGGCCCTCAGGAGGTCTGCGATCCGACACCTGGCCGACCGGGCCGCCGGCACCAGTTGCATGCAGGCGCTGCTGAGGCG GCTGCCAGGTGGAGCCTACCTGTCCTCCCTCACCGGATCCTCCTGCCTCACCTGTCTGGGCTGCAACGAGCCCGTCAGGCAGAAGGACGACCAAACCGGCGTCTGTGACGTCTCGGGATGCTCAG GCGTTTTCTGTCGGACGTGTTTCCACAGCCTAGGAAACGTGTGCGCCGTCTGCattcgacctctgacctcccagGAAGACGGCGAGGAGGAGCT AGACTCCAGTGACGATGAGCAGCTCCCCCTGTGGTCCGAGGCCCTGAAATCGGCCCGGTCGGCCCGTTCTGACCAGGACAGCGGCGACTACGTCAGCGCTCCCAG TGAAGTAGACATGGCGTACCAGGACCGGTCCGGGTCTTCGGACTCCGACAGCGACTCCTACTCGTCAGAAGCCCTCACTGAGATCCGAGTTCAGACTCCGGGTCGTCATGGAAACCAACAGTCTGGTGTTGCAATAAACTGA